One Desulfovibrio fairfieldensis genomic window carries:
- the ispE gene encoding 4-(cytidine 5'-diphospho)-2-C-methyl-D-erythritol kinase, with amino-acid sequence MTRLTAGCKVNLGLHVTGVRADGYHELDSLFYPLSTPCDHLEISETGGQGIAVRCDEPGLDPERNTLTKAYAAFVKAAGSAPGITVELRKGIPLGSGLGGGSSDAASLLLWLNQRAAQPLDDACLARAALAVGADTPFFLYNQPCRVQGIGEVLAPMDYDFSGLSLVLVCPGIHVDTAWAFARYDVLFPGKGQAARQNDLTKSPCKANGFFLSGAGDSVWSVWDIRNDLEAVVFPQYPQLAAIKADLLRLGAGVACMSGSGSSVLGLFSRAAAARAEDAVTALRKDKRHVYLLPLGNTGM; translated from the coding sequence ATGACCCGGCTCACGGCGGGTTGCAAGGTCAATCTGGGGCTGCACGTGACCGGCGTGCGGGCTGACGGCTATCATGAGCTGGACTCCCTGTTTTACCCTTTGTCGACCCCCTGCGACCATCTGGAGATCAGCGAAACCGGCGGACAGGGCATTGCCGTCCGCTGTGACGAGCCTGGCCTGGACCCGGAGCGTAATACGCTGACCAAGGCCTACGCGGCCTTTGTCAAGGCCGCGGGCAGCGCGCCCGGCATTACGGTGGAACTGCGCAAGGGCATTCCGCTTGGGTCCGGTCTTGGCGGCGGCAGCAGCGACGCCGCTTCCCTGCTGCTCTGGCTCAACCAGCGTGCCGCTCAACCGCTGGATGACGCCTGCCTGGCCCGCGCGGCGCTTGCCGTGGGCGCGGACACGCCTTTCTTTCTGTACAATCAGCCCTGCCGGGTCCAGGGCATCGGCGAAGTGCTGGCGCCCATGGATTACGACTTTTCCGGCCTCAGCCTTGTGCTGGTCTGCCCCGGCATCCATGTGGACACCGCCTGGGCTTTTGCCCGCTATGACGTTCTTTTCCCCGGAAAAGGGCAGGCAGCAAGGCAAAACGACTTGACAAAGAGCCCGTGCAAGGCTAATGGATTTTTTCTCTCTGGAGCAGGGGACAGCGTGTGGTCCGTGTGGGACATCCGCAATGACCTGGAAGCCGTGGTTTTTCCCCAGTATCCGCAACTGGCCGCCATCAAGGCGGATCTTTTGCGCCTGGGGGCCGGTGTTGCCTGCATGAGCGGCAGCGGGTCCAGCGTGCTGGGTCTGTTCAGCCGCGCGGCGGCTGCCAGGGCCGAAGACGCCGTAACGGCGTTGCGCAAGGATAAAAGGCACGTTTATCTGCTCCCTTTGGGAAATACTGGGATGTAG
- the hslV gene encoding ATP-dependent protease subunit HslV produces the protein MDTHATTILAVKKGGHVAMAGDGQVTLGQTMIMKHTAQKVRRLYEGRILAGFAGATADAFTLFELFETKLKEVHGNLLRAAVEMTKEWRKDKYLRKLEAMLLLADNEHLLVVSGTGDVIEPDDDVAAIGSGGPYALAAARALTRHSDLDAESVARESMRIASEICVYTNGHLTVETL, from the coding sequence ATGGATACCCACGCGACAACCATACTGGCAGTGAAAAAAGGCGGCCACGTGGCCATGGCCGGTGACGGCCAGGTGACTCTGGGCCAGACCATGATCATGAAACATACGGCCCAGAAAGTGCGTCGTCTCTATGAGGGGCGCATTCTGGCCGGTTTCGCCGGTGCCACGGCGGATGCGTTCACCCTGTTTGAGCTGTTCGAGACCAAGCTCAAGGAAGTGCACGGCAATCTATTGCGCGCCGCCGTGGAAATGACCAAGGAGTGGCGCAAGGACAAGTACCTGCGCAAGCTGGAAGCCATGCTGCTGCTGGCCGATAACGAACACCTGTTGGTGGTTTCCGGCACGGGCGACGTCATTGAACCCGACGACGACGTGGCGGCCATCGGCAGCGGCGGCCCATATGCCCTGGCCGCAGCCAGGGCCCTTACCCGGCACAGCGATCTCGACGCGGAAAGCGTGGCCCGCGAGTCCATGCGCATCGCCTCGGAAATCTGCGTGTACACTAACGGCCATCTGACTGTGGAAACCCTATGA
- a CDS encoding M48 family metallopeptidase encodes MSFRCFAARRWTALLVLLAFLLPQLCPVPARAFFFGGVSIKDEKEMGHKFDVMVRSSLPVVEDPEVSQYVKYLLDRLVKALPPQPYSFKATVVLHNSLNAFAVPGGYVFVFTGMIMNLDREDELAGVLAHELAHVTQRHVAARLERAQYLTVGSLLLAIAGVAAGGPGGGALAIGAMGAGQSAMLNYSRVDESEADHIGLQYLTAAGYPPSGMVGGFKVLRQKSWMSGTSVPTYLSTHPAIGDRINGLQARIQTMPADIRDRKLDNRRFTRVKTLLWARYGDEQAALQRFSGKDGLSSMGRGIVLARQNKINEASTAFDQALAAAPSDPLVLREAGAFHYRKGDMGRADGLLRQAMRLDPRDYMASFFYARMLDETGRQAQADKYYTEVLRYVPEDAEVHESYARSLGKAGKNLDAYIHMTYSALYSNNKKQTERYFNQAKALANRSPDKRQFQRLEAAYKERKEIWDKS; translated from the coding sequence ATGTCGTTTCGTTGTTTCGCCGCCCGCCGCTGGACGGCCCTGCTGGTTCTGCTGGCCTTTCTGCTGCCGCAGCTCTGCCCCGTACCGGCGCGGGCCTTCTTTTTCGGCGGCGTGTCCATCAAAGATGAAAAGGAGATGGGCCACAAGTTCGATGTCATGGTCCGCTCCAGTCTGCCGGTGGTCGAAGACCCGGAAGTAAGCCAGTACGTCAAGTATCTGCTGGACCGCCTGGTCAAGGCCCTGCCGCCCCAGCCGTATAGCTTCAAGGCCACGGTGGTCCTGCACAATTCCCTCAACGCCTTTGCCGTGCCCGGCGGATATGTTTTCGTTTTCACGGGCATGATCATGAATCTGGACCGTGAGGACGAACTGGCGGGCGTGCTGGCCCATGAGTTGGCCCATGTGACCCAGCGCCATGTGGCCGCCCGCCTGGAACGGGCGCAGTACCTGACAGTGGGTTCGCTCCTGCTGGCTATCGCGGGCGTGGCCGCCGGCGGACCGGGCGGCGGCGCCCTGGCCATAGGCGCCATGGGCGCGGGGCAGTCGGCCATGCTCAATTACAGCCGTGTGGACGAAAGCGAAGCCGATCATATCGGCCTGCAATACCTGACAGCCGCCGGGTACCCGCCCAGCGGCATGGTAGGCGGCTTCAAGGTGTTGCGCCAGAAAAGCTGGATGAGCGGTACCAGCGTGCCCACCTATCTCTCCACCCACCCGGCCATCGGCGACCGCATCAACGGATTGCAGGCCCGCATCCAGACCATGCCCGCCGACATCCGCGACCGCAAGCTGGACAACCGGCGCTTCACCCGCGTCAAAACCCTGCTGTGGGCCCGTTACGGCGACGAGCAGGCGGCCCTGCAACGCTTCTCCGGCAAGGACGGCCTCTCGTCCATGGGCCGGGGCATCGTGCTGGCCCGCCAGAACAAGATCAATGAAGCCAGTACGGCCTTCGACCAGGCCCTGGCCGCCGCCCCTTCGGACCCGCTGGTACTGCGCGAAGCCGGGGCCTTCCACTACCGCAAGGGCGACATGGGCCGCGCGGACGGCCTGTTGCGCCAGGCCATGCGCCTGGATCCGCGCGATTACATGGCATCCTTTTTCTACGCCAGAATGCTGGATGAAACCGGTCGCCAGGCCCAGGCGGACAAGTACTACACCGAGGTACTGCGCTATGTGCCGGAAGATGCCGAGGTGCACGAGTCCTATGCCCGCTCCCTGGGCAAGGCGGGAAAAAACCTGGACGCCTACATCCATATGACCTACAGCGCCCTGTACTCCAACAATAAAAAACAAACCGAACGCTACTTCAATCAGGCCAAGGCCCTGGCCAACCGCTCGCCGGACAAGCGGCAGTTCCAGCGGCTGGAAGCGGCTTACAAGGAACGCAAGGAAATCTGGGATAAAAGCTGA
- the cysS gene encoding cysteine--tRNA ligase, whose amino-acid sequence MQIYNTLGRQKEEFIPVRPGKVHMYVCGITAYDYCHIGHARSALVFDALVRHLRHLGLEVTFVRNFTDVDDKIINRANKEGRDWQEVAQTYIDAFHEDMDRLGVLRADLEPRATEYIPQIQELCAKLIAEGTAYATPSGDVYFRVRSYPPYGKLSGRSLDELLSGARVAPGEEKEDPLDFALWKAAKPGEPSWDSPWGKGRPGWHIECSAMSSPYLPLDIHGGGQDLVFPHHENEIAQSEAVCRCELAHYWVHNGFVQVNAEKMSKSLGNFKTIRDILGSYLPETLRFFLLGKHYRSPIDFTAEGMDEAEKAQHRVYSSLMEARKALERASWKKTPLPAELSAEWAALPQAFEAALDDDLNTAQALGQIFSQVRIVNRLLEEKNLRAAESTRDLLEDFLARARDWDAQLGLFGRDPAEFLTELRAMRAARKNLDMDRVEDLLRQRREARMQKDFTRSDALRRELLDLGVSVRDTPEGQAWDLE is encoded by the coding sequence ATGCAGATTTACAATACTCTGGGCCGTCAAAAAGAAGAATTCATTCCTGTCCGGCCGGGCAAAGTGCATATGTACGTCTGCGGCATCACCGCCTATGACTACTGCCATATCGGCCACGCCCGTTCCGCCTTGGTGTTCGATGCACTGGTCCGCCATCTGCGCCATCTGGGCCTGGAAGTCACCTTTGTGCGCAATTTTACGGATGTGGACGACAAGATCATCAACCGCGCCAACAAGGAAGGCCGCGACTGGCAGGAAGTGGCCCAAACCTATATCGACGCCTTTCATGAAGACATGGATCGCCTGGGGGTGCTGCGCGCGGACCTGGAACCGCGCGCCACGGAATATATCCCCCAGATCCAGGAGCTTTGCGCCAAGCTGATCGCCGAGGGCACGGCCTACGCCACGCCGTCGGGCGACGTCTACTTCCGGGTGCGCTCCTACCCGCCCTACGGCAAACTTTCCGGCCGCAGCCTGGATGAACTGCTTTCGGGCGCGCGCGTGGCGCCGGGCGAAGAAAAGGAAGATCCGCTGGATTTCGCCCTCTGGAAGGCCGCCAAGCCCGGCGAGCCCTCCTGGGACAGCCCCTGGGGCAAGGGCCGTCCCGGCTGGCATATTGAATGCTCGGCCATGAGCAGCCCCTATCTGCCCCTGGATATCCACGGCGGGGGCCAGGATCTGGTCTTCCCGCACCATGAAAACGAAATCGCCCAGTCCGAAGCCGTGTGCCGTTGCGAGCTGGCCCACTACTGGGTGCACAACGGCTTTGTGCAGGTCAATGCGGAAAAAATGTCCAAATCCTTGGGCAACTTCAAAACCATCCGCGACATTCTGGGAAGCTATCTGCCCGAAACTCTCCGCTTTTTCCTGCTGGGCAAGCACTATCGCAGCCCCATCGATTTTACCGCCGAAGGCATGGACGAGGCGGAAAAAGCCCAGCACCGGGTCTATTCTTCCCTGATGGAGGCCCGCAAGGCTCTGGAGCGCGCCTCATGGAAAAAGACGCCTCTGCCCGCCGAGTTGTCGGCGGAATGGGCTGCCCTGCCCCAGGCCTTTGAAGCCGCGCTGGACGACGACCTGAACACGGCCCAGGCCTTGGGCCAAATCTTCTCCCAGGTGCGCATCGTCAATCGCCTGCTGGAAGAAAAAAATCTGCGCGCGGCTGAAAGCACGCGGGATCTGCTGGAGGATTTTCTGGCCCGCGCCCGCGACTGGGATGCTCAGCTGGGCCTGTTCGGCAGGGATCCCGCCGAATTTCTGACCGAACTGCGCGCCATGCGCGCCGCTCGTAAAAACCTGGATATGGACCGTGTGGAAGATCTGCTGCGCCAGCGGCGGGAAGCCCGCATGCAGAAGGATTTTACCCGCTCCGACGCCCTGCGCCGGGAATTGCTCGACTTGGGCGTAAGCGTGCGGGATACGCCGGAAGGACAGGCCTGGGATCTGGAATAG
- the rpiB gene encoding ribose 5-phosphate isomerase B — protein MQRIHLASDHAGFDLKATLAQHLTGLGYEVIDDGAYSKDSCDYPVFAHKLCEAVERENCPGILICGTGIGMSLAANRHPGIRAALCTTELHARFGRRHNNANVLCLGARVTGVELALAIVGTFLENQFEGGRHQRRLDLLKVPV, from the coding sequence ATGCAACGCATCCATCTGGCCTCGGATCACGCCGGCTTCGACCTGAAAGCCACCCTGGCCCAGCATCTGACCGGACTCGGCTATGAGGTCATCGACGACGGCGCCTATTCCAAAGACAGTTGCGATTATCCCGTCTTCGCCCATAAACTCTGCGAAGCCGTGGAACGAGAAAACTGCCCCGGCATTCTGATTTGCGGCACGGGCATCGGCATGTCTCTGGCGGCCAACCGCCATCCCGGCATCCGGGCCGCGCTCTGCACCACCGAGCTGCACGCCCGCTTCGGCCGCCGCCACAACAACGCCAATGTGCTCTGCCTGGGCGCGCGTGTCACGGGCGTGGAGCTGGCTTTGGCGATCGTGGGAACCTTTCTGGAAAACCAGTTTGAAGGGGGCCGCCATCAGCGCCGCCTGGATTTGCTCAAGGTTCCCGTCTGA
- a CDS encoding tetratricopeptide repeat protein — protein sequence MKRKTIALLCALALAATTSLSLLGCGGCAGNKPQGAQTSGQSAAEDKPAPLQKEPASLQDVPVRPLEAELSPEARNTYAYLLYAQALLDEDEAALLQAASMLKESPVPAKVWMEGGVWLMSRKSPNAVILLEQALSVWPEDMSLNLLYAEALMEHGMPERGVTLMRAYLQKHPDSLDARLELALLLVKSKQFTEAEKLLNSIPAKQRSPLVDYYHARALIGMARQNDAVPYLQKAVKEMPDFVEALAELAFIHEQRGELREARTVYEKLIKLNFSTQDVALRLVNISLRLKQPEKALQYMRLGPDTVPFKLTVASMFMDSRHYLQAESLLKQIVADGGAPGEVYLLLADLTYEQRRDLPMALSWLDKMPPTSKSAGRSRLLRAQLLAEAGQNEKALKVVRQGQKDFADVPDFWEFEIRLMARQKQMADALKVARAAVKTWPDNTDLAFLLGSLLDETGDKKNAFTVMEGILTNHPDNYQALNYVGYTLAEENRDLERAVKLLVRADELSPNQSYIVDSLAWALFKSGRQEEALKEIRRAVKLGDQVDSSIWEHYGDIALRSGLKDEARKAYQKALDLKPANAEALRQRLSTL from the coding sequence ATGAAACGTAAAACCATAGCGTTGCTCTGCGCCCTGGCGCTGGCCGCCACGACCTCGCTTTCGCTCCTCGGCTGCGGCGGCTGCGCCGGCAACAAGCCACAGGGTGCACAGACTTCAGGGCAATCCGCCGCCGAGGACAAGCCCGCGCCCTTGCAAAAGGAGCCCGCCAGCCTGCAGGACGTGCCCGTGCGCCCGCTGGAAGCTGAACTCTCGCCCGAAGCGCGGAACACCTATGCCTATCTGCTCTACGCCCAGGCCCTGCTGGACGAGGACGAGGCGGCCCTGTTGCAGGCCGCGTCCATGCTCAAGGAATCTCCGGTTCCGGCCAAGGTCTGGATGGAGGGCGGCGTCTGGCTGATGAGCCGCAAGTCCCCCAATGCCGTGATTTTGCTGGAACAGGCCCTGAGCGTTTGGCCCGAAGACATGTCGCTCAATCTGCTCTATGCCGAAGCGCTCATGGAGCACGGCATGCCCGAGCGCGGCGTGACGCTGATGCGCGCCTATCTGCAAAAACATCCGGATTCTCTGGACGCCCGTCTGGAACTGGCCCTGCTGCTGGTCAAAAGCAAACAGTTCACGGAAGCCGAAAAGCTGCTCAACAGCATTCCGGCCAAGCAGCGCTCCCCCCTGGTGGACTACTATCACGCCAGGGCGCTGATCGGCATGGCCCGCCAGAACGACGCCGTTCCCTATCTCCAGAAAGCCGTCAAGGAAATGCCGGACTTTGTGGAGGCCCTGGCCGAGCTGGCCTTCATTCACGAGCAGCGCGGGGAATTGCGCGAAGCGCGCACGGTCTATGAGAAACTGATCAAGCTCAATTTTTCCACCCAGGATGTGGCCCTCAGGCTGGTCAACATCTCCCTGCGCCTGAAACAGCCCGAGAAGGCGCTCCAGTACATGCGCCTCGGCCCGGACACCGTGCCCTTCAAGCTCACGGTGGCCAGCATGTTCATGGATTCGCGCCACTATCTCCAGGCCGAAAGCCTGCTCAAGCAGATCGTGGCCGACGGCGGCGCGCCCGGCGAGGTCTACCTGTTGCTGGCGGATCTGACCTATGAGCAGCGCCGGGATCTGCCCATGGCCTTGTCCTGGCTGGACAAAATGCCGCCCACAAGCAAAAGCGCCGGCCGCTCCCGTCTGTTGCGCGCCCAGTTGCTGGCCGAAGCCGGACAGAACGAAAAGGCGCTCAAGGTGGTGCGCCAGGGCCAGAAGGATTTTGCCGATGTGCCCGACTTTTGGGAGTTTGAAATCCGTCTGATGGCCCGCCAGAAGCAGATGGCGGACGCCCTTAAAGTGGCCCGCGCGGCTGTCAAGACCTGGCCGGACAATACGGATCTGGCCTTTCTGCTCGGTTCCCTGCTGGACGAAACCGGCGACAAGAAGAACGCCTTCACGGTAATGGAAGGCATTCTGACCAACCACCCGGACAATTATCAAGCCCTGAACTATGTGGGCTATACCCTGGCCGAGGAAAACCGGGATCTGGAACGGGCCGTCAAACTGCTGGTCAGGGCCGACGAACTTTCGCCCAATCAGTCCTATATTGTGGATTCCCTGGCCTGGGCCCTGTTCAAGTCCGGCCGCCAGGAAGAGGCCCTGAAAGAAATCCGCCGGGCCGTGAAGCTGGGTGATCAGGTGGATTCCTCCATTTGGGAGCATTACGGCGACATCGCTCTGCGCTCGGGCCTCAAAGACGAGGCCCGCAAAGCCTACCAGAAGGCCCTGGACCTCAAACCCGCCAATGCCGAAGCATTGCGCCAGCGTCTTTCAACACTATGA
- a CDS encoding sigma-70 family RNA polymerase sigma factor: MKKNNKIAPSTRHKSGKSNTAPKKVEPEIEVLEAPREAGEDEEQNLETLDLLDGEELAAGEVLDVDDDKDAEPELALEEGSDGALPAPSVPRLPSPAGTRDSLHLYLREVSRFPMLKPEEEHELALRVRDHNDPDAAFRLVSSHLRLVVRIAMDFQRRWMQNVLDLVQEGNVGLMRAVNKFDPDKGIKFSYYASFWIKAYILKFIMDNWRMVKIGTTQVQRKLFYNLNRERQKLIAQGYDPDAAMLSERLGVTEDQINEMDQRLASTDLSLNVQVGEDSGGASRMDFLPALGPGIEDTLASDEIAGLVRSRLKTIMPKLNEKEVYILQNRLLTDEPVTLREIGERYNVTRERVRQLEARLLEKIRQHLTLDIKDFSDAWIQS, encoded by the coding sequence ATGAAAAAAAATAATAAGATAGCCCCCTCCACGCGGCATAAGAGTGGAAAAAGCAATACGGCCCCTAAAAAAGTCGAGCCTGAAATCGAAGTGCTTGAGGCTCCGCGCGAAGCCGGGGAGGACGAAGAACAGAATCTGGAAACGCTGGATCTGCTGGACGGCGAAGAACTGGCAGCGGGTGAAGTGCTGGATGTGGACGACGACAAGGATGCCGAGCCGGAGCTGGCCCTGGAGGAAGGAAGCGACGGCGCCCTTCCCGCCCCGAGCGTGCCGCGTCTGCCCTCTCCGGCGGGCACACGCGACAGCCTGCACCTCTATCTGCGCGAGGTAAGCCGCTTTCCCATGCTCAAGCCCGAAGAGGAACATGAGCTGGCTCTTCGCGTGCGCGACCATAACGACCCTGACGCGGCTTTCCGGCTGGTGTCTTCCCATTTGCGGCTGGTGGTGCGCATCGCCATGGACTTCCAGCGCCGCTGGATGCAGAACGTGCTGGATCTGGTGCAGGAGGGCAACGTGGGCCTGATGCGCGCGGTGAACAAATTTGATCCCGACAAGGGCATCAAGTTCTCCTACTACGCCTCGTTCTGGATCAAGGCCTACATCCTCAAGTTTATCATGGACAACTGGCGGATGGTCAAGATCGGCACCACCCAGGTGCAGCGCAAGCTGTTCTATAATCTGAACCGCGAGCGCCAGAAGCTGATCGCCCAGGGCTACGATCCCGACGCGGCCATGTTGTCCGAACGCCTGGGCGTGACCGAGGACCAGATCAATGAGATGGACCAGCGCCTGGCCTCCACGGACCTCTCGCTCAACGTCCAGGTGGGCGAGGATTCCGGCGGGGCCAGCCGCATGGACTTTCTGCCCGCCTTGGGCCCCGGCATTGAGGACACCCTGGCCTCGGACGAGATCGCGGGCCTGGTGCGCTCGCGCCTGAAAACCATCATGCCCAAGCTCAATGAAAAGGAAGTGTATATCCTGCAGAACCGTCTGCTCACCGACGAACCCGTCACCTTGCGCGAGATAGGCGAACGGTATAACGTTACGCGCGAACGCGTCCGCCAGCTTGAGGCCCGGCTTCTGGAAAAAATCCGCCAACACCTCACCCTGGACATCAAGGACTTTTCAGACGCATGGATACAATCATAA
- a CDS encoding homocysteine S-methyltransferase family protein, whose translation MTFRQALGLGRPLLLDGAMGTMLQASGLPVGMSPEQFCMESPQVLRGIHKAYLDAGVDLLTTCTFGGNPYKLPKELDVFAFNKRMAEVAREAAHDAGRPVFVAGNVGPSGQFAKPLGPVEPRELIAGFAAQIRGLVAGGADLIFVETQFDLAEARAAVVAARRECDLPVMVSMTFEQGVSLTGSSPAIFAETMQNLGVDVVGTNCSLGPDQMLPVVRELLETCACPVMAEPNAGLPELRGNVTVFPLGPEEFAQKTAAFAGLGARILGGCCGTTPRHLAALAQAVRGMDYRPSEAARRDGICLTSRSQLVRIGAGEALVIIGERINPTGKKVLTQELQEGRFDAALQLADQQVEAGAGVLDVNVGASLVDETSLLPELAQRLIGRLTLPLSLDSSNAEAIAKALPYCPGSFLVNSISGEADRMDVLGPLCRDYGAPFILLPLQGAKLPVQASERIRIVENLLERAAGLGIPRRLVMVDILALAVSSKAEGGRQCLEMARWCRSQGLPTTLGLSNTSFGLPARELLNATFLCMAAGAGLTSCIANPSATRLREAVDAMRVLGAHDPHAESFIASYAEWKPAGGVTLRQGDKAGAAKTLGEAVLTGDKENVLPLLEAELEAGADPFALVRDTLIPAITEVGARYERREYFLPQLIRAAETMQTAFSHLKPRLEANRGPEERPVIVMATVEGDIHDIGKNIVALLLGNHGFDVVDAGKDVPAEAIVACALEHNARIIGLSALMTTTMVRMEDTIRLIRERDLPIKVMVGGAAVTQAFADAIGADAYCPDAVCAVRAAKTFV comes from the coding sequence ATGACATTCAGACAGGCGCTCGGCCTCGGGCGTCCTCTGCTGCTCGACGGGGCCATGGGCACCATGCTGCAGGCCTCCGGCCTGCCCGTGGGCATGAGTCCGGAACAGTTTTGCATGGAAAGCCCCCAGGTATTGCGGGGCATCCACAAGGCCTATCTGGACGCCGGGGTGGATCTGCTGACTACCTGCACCTTCGGCGGCAATCCTTACAAGCTGCCCAAGGAACTGGACGTCTTCGCTTTCAACAAGCGCATGGCCGAAGTGGCCCGGGAAGCCGCACACGACGCGGGGCGGCCTGTTTTTGTGGCCGGCAACGTGGGACCCAGCGGCCAGTTCGCCAAACCCTTGGGACCGGTGGAGCCGCGCGAGCTCATCGCCGGTTTTGCCGCCCAGATCCGCGGCCTGGTGGCCGGTGGGGCGGACCTGATTTTTGTGGAAACCCAGTTTGACCTGGCCGAGGCCCGCGCCGCTGTGGTGGCGGCCCGCCGGGAATGCGATCTGCCGGTCATGGTCTCTATGACCTTTGAGCAGGGCGTCAGCCTGACCGGCTCCAGCCCGGCCATTTTCGCCGAAACCATGCAGAATCTGGGCGTGGACGTGGTGGGCACCAACTGCAGCCTGGGCCCGGACCAGATGCTGCCGGTGGTCCGGGAGCTGCTTGAAACCTGCGCCTGCCCGGTCATGGCCGAGCCCAACGCCGGTCTGCCCGAGCTGCGCGGCAATGTGACGGTCTTTCCCCTGGGTCCCGAGGAATTCGCGCAAAAAACAGCAGCCTTTGCCGGACTGGGCGCACGCATTCTGGGCGGCTGCTGCGGCACCACGCCCCGGCATCTGGCGGCCCTGGCCCAAGCCGTGCGCGGCATGGACTACAGGCCTTCGGAAGCGGCGCGCCGGGACGGCATTTGCCTGACAAGCCGTTCACAACTGGTGCGCATCGGCGCGGGCGAAGCCCTGGTGATTATCGGCGAGCGCATCAATCCCACAGGCAAAAAAGTGCTCACCCAGGAATTGCAGGAAGGCCGCTTTGACGCGGCTCTGCAACTGGCCGACCAGCAGGTGGAGGCCGGGGCCGGGGTACTGGACGTCAATGTGGGCGCATCCCTGGTGGATGAAACCAGCCTGCTGCCCGAGCTGGCTCAGCGCCTGATCGGGCGGCTGACTCTGCCGCTCTCGCTGGATTCCTCCAACGCCGAGGCCATTGCCAAGGCTTTGCCGTACTGTCCCGGCTCCTTTCTGGTCAATTCCATCAGCGGCGAGGCCGATCGCATGGATGTGCTGGGTCCGCTCTGCCGGGATTACGGCGCGCCTTTCATCCTGCTGCCGTTACAGGGCGCGAAGCTGCCGGTGCAGGCTTCCGAGCGCATCCGCATTGTGGAAAATCTGCTGGAGCGGGCGGCCGGTCTGGGCATTCCGCGCCGCCTGGTGATGGTGGACATCCTGGCGCTGGCCGTGTCCTCCAAGGCCGAAGGCGGCCGCCAGTGTCTTGAAATGGCGCGCTGGTGCCGTTCTCAGGGCCTGCCCACCACCTTGGGGCTTTCCAATACCTCTTTCGGCCTGCCCGCACGTGAACTGCTCAACGCCACTTTTCTGTGCATGGCCGCGGGCGCGGGCCTCACGTCCTGCATTGCCAATCCTTCGGCCACGCGCCTGCGCGAAGCCGTGGACGCCATGCGCGTGCTCGGGGCCCATGATCCACACGCCGAATCCTTCATCGCCTCCTATGCGGAATGGAAACCGGCGGGCGGCGTGACCCTGCGCCAGGGCGACAAGGCCGGGGCCGCCAAAACCCTGGGCGAGGCCGTGCTGACCGGCGACAAGGAAAACGTGCTGCCCCTGCTGGAGGCGGAACTGGAGGCCGGAGCCGACCCTTTTGCCCTGGTGCGGGATACGTTGATCCCGGCCATCACTGAAGTGGGCGCGCGCTACGAACGCCGGGAATATTTTCTGCCCCAGCTCATCCGCGCCGCGGAAACCATGCAGACGGCTTTCAGCCATCTCAAACCCCGGCTGGAAGCCAACCGGGGGCCCGAGGAGCGTCCGGTAATCGTCATGGCCACGGTGGAGGGCGATATCCACGACATCGGCAAGAATATCGTGGCCCTGCTGCTGGGCAACCACGGCTTTGACGTGGTGGACGCGGGCAAGGACGTGCCCGCCGAGGCCATTGTGGCTTGCGCCCTTGAGCACAACGCGCGTATCATCGGGCTCTCCGCGCTGATGACCACCACTATGGTCCGCATGGAGGACACCATCCGCCTGATCCGGGAGCGCGATCTGCCCATCAAGGTCATGGTGGGCGGCGCGGCCGTGACTCAGGCCTTTGCCGACGCCATCGGGGCCGACGCCTATTGTCCGGACGCGGTGTGCGCGGTGCGCGCGGCCAAAACCTTTGTCTGA
- a CDS encoding TlpA family protein disulfide reductase has translation MKKIFLPLLLCLLLPCAAWAETLPSLNLAGLTDLLAKNKGKVVMLNFFATWCPPCRVEIPELIKTSKAYADKGVVIISLSVDEDPAPVLPFVKKMGMDYPVYLAGRDITRAYQISSIPHNAFYAKDGTLVLSEPGMADESMLKMVIDKLLSQK, from the coding sequence ATGAAAAAAATATTCCTGCCCCTGCTGCTCTGCCTTCTTCTGCCCTGCGCCGCCTGGGCTGAAACGCTGCCCTCGCTGAATCTGGCCGGTTTGACCGATCTGCTGGCCAAGAACAAGGGCAAGGTGGTGATGCTCAACTTCTTCGCCACATGGTGCCCGCCCTGCCGGGTGGAAATCCCGGAACTGATTAAGACCAGCAAGGCTTACGCGGACAAGGGCGTGGTGATCATCAGCCTGTCCGTTGACGAGGACCCCGCGCCCGTGCTCCCCTTTGTCAAAAAAATGGGCATGGATTATCCGGTGTATCTGGCCGGACGGGACATCACCCGGGCTTATCAGATCAGCAGCATTCCGCATAACGCATTTTACGCCAAGGACGGCACGCTGGTGCTTTCCGAGCCGGGCATGGCCGACGAAAGTATGCTCAAAATGGTTATCGACAAGCTTTTGAGCCAGAAATAA